A window of Actinomadura rubteroloni contains these coding sequences:
- a CDS encoding FGGY-family carbohydrate kinase, with protein MDVFLGVDVGTQGVRAVAVTASGALAGHGARPLSGVRDGPRHEQDPAAWWTAAAEACRLALRSVPAGSVRAVAVDGTSGTILLTDRHGRPLTPALMYDDTRATAYVGRVNDVGRAVWDALGYRRMHAAWALPKLLWLLDRHPSGVAAHPADVVNRGLVGHAVPSDVNGALKTGAHTRDVRWPHEVLDALGVPAQALPELVRPGTVIGAVGAAGSLDTGLPVGVPVVAGTTDGCAALLASGRVGAGSWNSALGTTLVLKGVAAAPVQDPSGVVYSHRGPDGGWLPGGASGAGGGVLARDFPGRDLAALDRRAARHEPARALAYPLASAGERFPFAAPSARGFVLGDVGPDDRYASLLQGVGYIERLCLDYLDLLGAPVDGDLTFTGGATASAYWCSLRASILGRPVTLPERPEPALGAAVLAAWALSPGRRLADVAAAMVRVRATIDPHAPGRFDAAYLRLVDELSARGWLPAALAAHARSRAG; from the coding sequence ATGGACGTCTTCCTCGGCGTGGACGTCGGGACGCAGGGCGTCCGGGCGGTCGCCGTCACCGCCTCGGGCGCGCTCGCCGGGCACGGCGCGCGACCGCTGAGCGGAGTGCGCGACGGTCCGCGCCATGAGCAGGACCCTGCCGCGTGGTGGACTGCGGCTGCCGAGGCGTGCCGTCTCGCTCTGCGTTCGGTGCCCGCCGGTTCGGTGCGTGCCGTGGCCGTGGACGGGACGTCCGGGACGATCCTGCTGACCGACCGGCACGGCCGTCCGTTGACGCCCGCCCTGATGTACGACGACACGCGCGCGACCGCGTACGTCGGGCGGGTCAACGACGTGGGCCGTGCGGTGTGGGACGCGCTCGGGTACCGGCGGATGCACGCCGCGTGGGCGCTGCCGAAACTGCTGTGGCTCCTGGACCGGCATCCGTCCGGAGTCGCGGCGCATCCGGCGGACGTCGTGAACCGCGGTCTCGTGGGGCACGCGGTGCCGTCCGACGTCAACGGCGCGCTGAAGACCGGCGCGCACACGCGGGACGTCCGCTGGCCGCACGAGGTTCTCGACGCTCTCGGGGTGCCCGCTCAAGCGCTGCCGGAACTGGTGCGTCCCGGGACCGTGATCGGCGCGGTCGGCGCGGCGGGGTCCTTGGACACCGGCCTGCCGGTCGGGGTTCCGGTCGTCGCCGGGACGACGGACGGCTGCGCGGCGCTGCTCGCGTCCGGACGGGTCGGCGCGGGCTCGTGGAACTCCGCGCTCGGGACGACGCTCGTGCTCAAGGGCGTGGCGGCGGCTCCGGTGCAGGACCCGTCCGGGGTCGTCTACTCCCATCGCGGGCCGGACGGCGGCTGGCTGCCCGGCGGGGCGTCCGGCGCAGGTGGCGGCGTCCTCGCCCGCGACTTCCCCGGCCGCGACCTCGCCGCGCTGGACCGGCGCGCGGCGCGGCACGAGCCCGCGCGGGCGCTCGCCTATCCGCTGGCCTCGGCCGGGGAGCGGTTCCCGTTCGCGGCCCCGTCCGCGCGCGGGTTCGTGCTCGGCGACGTCGGGCCGGACGACCGGTACGCGTCCCTGCTCCAGGGCGTCGGATACATCGAGCGGCTGTGCCTCGACTATCTCGACCTGCTCGGCGCGCCGGTGGACGGGGACCTGACGTTCACCGGCGGCGCCACGGCCAGCGCGTACTGGTGCTCGCTGCGGGCGTCGATCCTCGGGCGTCCGGTGACGCTGCCGGAACGGCCCGAACCGGCGCTCGGCGCGGCCGTCCTCGCGGCCTGGGCGCTGTCGCCCGGCCGCCGGCTCGCCGACGTCGCCGCCGCGATGGTGCGCGTGCGGGCGACGATCGACCCGCACGCGCCGGGCCGGTTCGACGCGGCCTACCTGCGGCTGGTGGACGAGCTCTCCGCGCGCGGCTGGCTGCCCGCCGCGCTCGCCGCCCACGCGCGGTCGCGGGCCGGTTAG
- a CDS encoding ABC transporter substrate-binding protein: MPAHLTRRGLLSAGGGLTLAALLAACGDGGSGASGGAGWTFTDDRGTKISLKARPKRVVAYVGAAAALHDFGVVDQIVGVYGPAKRKDGSRDPQVGEVDVNKVTIIGNAYGEFNIEKYAALRPELLVDHVFVQPDLFYVPHESKDKIYKLAPSAGIATGAVPLPTPIEHYAALARALGADTRSPAVTAAKARFDKAVQAVRDAVRANPGITVLAAAANANLFYASSPGKNSDLIYFKQLGVGMIQPDNVDKDGYFEHLSWENADKYKADVILLDARTQSLQPKDLESKATWKRLPAVRAGQVHPWDAEPRFSYAGAAPLLERLATAVRTAKKVA; the protein is encoded by the coding sequence ATGCCCGCACACCTCACCCGCCGCGGCCTGCTGTCCGCCGGCGGCGGCCTGACCCTCGCCGCCCTCCTCGCCGCCTGCGGCGACGGCGGCTCCGGCGCCTCCGGCGGCGCGGGCTGGACGTTCACCGACGACCGGGGGACGAAGATCTCGCTCAAGGCGCGGCCCAAGCGCGTCGTCGCCTACGTCGGGGCCGCCGCCGCGCTGCACGACTTCGGCGTCGTCGACCAGATCGTCGGGGTCTACGGCCCGGCCAAGCGCAAGGACGGCAGCCGCGACCCGCAGGTCGGCGAGGTCGACGTGAACAAGGTCACGATCATCGGCAACGCCTACGGCGAGTTCAACATCGAGAAGTACGCCGCGCTGCGCCCCGAGCTGCTGGTCGACCACGTGTTCGTCCAGCCCGACCTGTTCTACGTCCCGCACGAGAGCAAGGACAAGATCTACAAGCTGGCGCCGTCCGCCGGGATCGCGACCGGCGCGGTGCCGCTGCCGACTCCGATCGAGCACTACGCGGCGCTGGCCCGCGCGCTCGGCGCCGACACGCGGTCTCCGGCGGTGACGGCCGCCAAGGCGCGGTTCGACAAGGCCGTCCAGGCGGTGCGGGACGCGGTGCGCGCCAACCCCGGCATCACGGTGCTCGCGGCGGCGGCGAACGCCAACCTGTTCTACGCGTCCAGCCCCGGCAAGAACAGCGACCTCATCTACTTCAAGCAGCTCGGCGTGGGGATGATCCAGCCCGACAACGTCGACAAGGACGGTTACTTCGAGCACCTGAGCTGGGAGAACGCCGACAAGTACAAGGCCGACGTCATCCTGCTCGACGCCCGCACCCAGTCCCTCCAGCCCAAGGACCTCGAATCCAAGGCCACGTGGAAGCGGCTGCCCGCCGTGCGCGCCGGCCAGGTCCACCCGTGGGACGCCGAGCCACGCTTCTCCTACGCGGGCGCCGCTCCGCTGCTGGAACGCCTGGCCACGGCCGTCCGCACCGCGAAGAAGGTGGCATGA
- a CDS encoding MFS transporter gives MPDLSPRRRLLVLALCCSSLLIVSLDNTILNAALPALRRDFDASISGLQWTIDAYLIVLASLLLLSGATADRVGRRRVFRTGLVLFTIGSLLCSLAPGLGWLVAARVVQAVGGSMLNPVAMSIITNVFAEPRERARAIGVWGAVVGVSMAAGPIVGGLLVDGVGWRAIFWLNLPIGIAAFVLTGRFVPESRAARPRRPDPLGQAGAIVLLGGLSYAIIEGPGLGWTDPRVLGAAVAALAALAGFVVHSHRAPEPLIDPRFFRSLPFSGATLIAVFGFAGFAGFMFLSNLYLQGVRGMSALHAGVYLLPMAALSALLAPLSGRLVGTRGPRLSLQIAGAALLASGLLFALFDAAATTGLLLTANVLFGIGFGMLNAPITNTAVAGMPRSQAGVAAAVASTSRQVGQALGVAVVGAVVTAGTVAGGVSADFSAAARPAYWVLAGCATAVLVLGTVTTGRRAERTAVRTAALFEPSPTPVKAT, from the coding sequence ATGCCCGATCTCAGTCCGCGCCGTCGCCTGCTCGTCCTCGCCCTCTGCTGCTCCAGCCTCCTGATCGTCAGCCTCGACAACACGATCCTCAACGCCGCGCTGCCCGCGCTGCGCCGCGACTTCGACGCCTCGATCTCCGGGCTCCAGTGGACGATCGACGCCTACCTGATCGTCCTCGCGTCCCTGCTCCTGCTGTCGGGCGCCACCGCCGACCGCGTCGGCCGCCGCCGCGTCTTCCGGACCGGGCTCGTCCTGTTCACGATCGGGTCGCTGCTGTGCAGCCTCGCGCCGGGCCTCGGCTGGCTCGTCGCGGCGCGCGTCGTCCAGGCCGTCGGCGGGTCGATGCTCAACCCCGTCGCGATGTCGATCATCACCAACGTCTTCGCCGAACCGCGCGAACGCGCCCGCGCCATCGGCGTGTGGGGCGCGGTCGTCGGCGTCAGCATGGCCGCCGGGCCGATCGTCGGCGGGCTGCTGGTGGACGGCGTCGGCTGGCGCGCGATCTTCTGGCTCAACCTGCCGATCGGGATCGCCGCGTTCGTCCTGACCGGACGGTTCGTCCCCGAGTCCCGCGCCGCGCGGCCGCGCCGCCCCGACCCGCTCGGCCAGGCGGGCGCGATCGTCCTGCTCGGCGGCCTGTCCTACGCGATCATCGAGGGGCCGGGCCTCGGCTGGACCGATCCGCGCGTGCTCGGGGCCGCCGTCGCGGCGCTCGCCGCGCTCGCCGGATTCGTCGTCCACTCCCACCGCGCGCCCGAACCGCTCATCGACCCGCGCTTCTTCCGCAGCCTCCCGTTCAGCGGCGCCACGCTCATCGCCGTCTTCGGGTTCGCCGGATTCGCCGGGTTCATGTTCCTCAGCAACCTGTACCTCCAGGGCGTCCGGGGCATGTCCGCGCTGCACGCCGGGGTCTACCTGCTGCCGATGGCCGCGCTGAGCGCGCTGCTCGCCCCGCTGTCCGGACGGCTCGTCGGAACGCGCGGCCCCCGGCTCTCGCTCCAGATCGCGGGCGCGGCCCTGCTCGCGTCCGGCCTGCTGTTCGCCCTGTTCGACGCCGCCGCGACGACCGGGCTCCTCCTGACGGCGAACGTCCTGTTCGGGATCGGCTTCGGGATGCTCAACGCGCCGATCACCAACACCGCCGTCGCGGGCATGCCGCGCTCGCAGGCCGGGGTCGCGGCGGCCGTCGCGTCCACCAGCCGCCAGGTCGGCCAGGCGCTCGGCGTCGCCGTCGTCGGCGCGGTCGTCACCGCCGGGACGGTCGCGGGCGGCGTGTCCGCCGACTTCTCCGCCGCCGCCCGCCCGGCATACTGGGTGCTCGCCGGCTGCGCGACCGCGGTCCTCGTCCTCGGCACCGTCACCACGGGACGCCGTGCCGAGCGCACCGCCGTCCGCACCGCCGCGCTGTTCGAACCGTCCCCGACCCCGGTGAAGGCCACGTGA
- a CDS encoding ABC transporter ATP-binding protein, with protein MNARLRGEALTLAYDRRTIAENLDVAVPDGSFTVIVGPNACGKSTLLRALARVLKPAAGAVLLDGRAVADWPARELARTLGLLPQSPIAPEGITVADLVARGRYPHQGLLRQWSREDETVVAESMTATGVAALADRSVDELSGGQRQRAWIAMALAQRTPILLLDEPTTFLDIAHQIDILDLCADLHEQGRTVVAVLHDLNHAARYATHLIAMASGRVVAAGPPAEIVTSALVEDVFGLPCQVIDDPETGTPLVVPAARRRTAAPAK; from the coding sequence ATGAACGCGCGGCTGCGCGGCGAGGCGCTGACCCTCGCCTACGACCGGCGGACGATCGCCGAGAACCTCGACGTCGCCGTCCCGGACGGCTCGTTCACCGTGATCGTCGGCCCGAACGCGTGCGGCAAGTCGACGCTGCTGCGCGCTCTCGCCCGCGTGCTGAAGCCGGCGGCGGGCGCCGTCCTGCTCGACGGGCGGGCGGTCGCCGACTGGCCCGCGCGCGAGCTGGCCCGGACGCTCGGCCTGCTGCCGCAGTCGCCGATCGCGCCCGAGGGCATCACCGTCGCCGACCTCGTCGCGCGCGGCCGGTACCCGCACCAGGGCCTGCTGCGGCAGTGGTCGCGCGAGGACGAGACGGTCGTCGCCGAGTCGATGACGGCGACCGGCGTCGCCGCGCTCGCCGACCGGTCGGTGGACGAGCTGTCGGGCGGCCAGCGCCAGCGCGCCTGGATCGCGATGGCGCTCGCGCAGCGCACCCCGATCCTGCTGCTGGACGAGCCCACGACGTTCCTCGACATCGCCCACCAGATCGACATCCTCGATCTCTGCGCCGACCTGCACGAACAGGGACGGACGGTCGTCGCCGTCCTGCACGACCTGAACCACGCCGCCCGGTATGCGACGCATCTCATAGCGATGGCGTCCGGCCGGGTCGTCGCGGCGGGGCCGCCCGCCGAGATCGTCACGTCCGCGCTGGTCGAGGACGTGTTCGGACTGCCGTGCCAGGTGATCGACGATCCGGAGACGGGGACGCCGCTGGTCGTCCCGGCGGCGCGGCGGCGGACGGCGGCCCCGGCGAAATAG
- a CDS encoding FecCD family ABC transporter permease, with the protein MTVVRSGNVAVRFRPRALAVTLLCLAGAAVLAIVMIGSGDYPIGFGAVVRVLAGHGDPADAFIVRELRLPRAVTALAVGAALGLAGAVFQSLVRNPLGSPDILGFGQGAATGVLATIVLTGAGGLAVAGGAAAGGALAGIAIALLAGRGGLHGQRLVLVGIGVAGILTGINGYLITRAQIIDAARAALWLTGSLDGRDLGDAGPLLVALAVLVPLVLAFGARPLRMLEMGDDAARGLGVRVRAVRGGALAAAVLLVAFAAAAAGPVAFVALTAPPLARRLTRAAGPNLVASLAMGALLLVASDLAGQRLVPGHQVPVGVVTGLLGGGYLVWLLVIQRKSGRI; encoded by the coding sequence ATGACCGTCGTGCGCTCTGGAAACGTCGCGGTCCGGTTCCGTCCGCGTGCCCTGGCGGTGACGCTGCTCTGCCTCGCGGGCGCGGCCGTCCTCGCGATCGTCATGATCGGCAGCGGCGACTACCCGATCGGGTTCGGCGCGGTCGTGCGCGTGCTGGCCGGGCACGGCGACCCGGCGGACGCGTTCATCGTTCGCGAACTGCGGCTGCCGCGCGCCGTCACCGCGCTCGCCGTCGGCGCCGCGCTCGGCCTCGCCGGGGCGGTGTTCCAGTCGCTCGTCCGCAACCCGCTCGGCAGCCCGGACATCCTCGGCTTCGGGCAGGGCGCGGCCACCGGCGTCCTCGCGACGATCGTGCTGACCGGCGCGGGCGGGCTCGCGGTCGCGGGCGGCGCGGCGGCGGGCGGCGCGCTCGCCGGGATCGCGATCGCGCTGCTGGCCGGACGCGGCGGACTGCACGGCCAGCGGCTCGTCCTCGTCGGCATCGGCGTCGCCGGGATCCTCACCGGCATCAACGGCTACCTCATCACCCGCGCGCAGATCATCGACGCCGCGCGGGCCGCGCTGTGGCTCACCGGCAGCCTGGACGGCCGGGACCTCGGTGACGCCGGGCCGCTGCTCGTCGCCCTCGCGGTTCTTGTCCCGCTCGTGCTGGCGTTCGGCGCGCGTCCGCTGCGGATGCTGGAGATGGGCGACGACGCGGCGCGCGGGCTCGGCGTGCGGGTCCGGGCCGTCCGGGGCGGGGCGCTGGCGGCGGCGGTGCTGCTCGTCGCGTTCGCCGCCGCGGCGGCCGGGCCGGTCGCGTTCGTCGCGCTCACCGCGCCGCCCCTGGCCCGCCGCCTCACCCGCGCGGCCGGGCCGAACCTCGTCGCGTCGCTGGCGATGGGCGCGCTGCTGCTGGTGGCGAGCGACCTGGCCGGGCAGCGCCTCGTCCCCGGCCACCAGGTGCCGGTCGGGGTCGTGACGGGCCTGCTCGGCGGCGGGTACCTCGTCTGGCTGCTGGTCATCCAACGCAAGTCCGGAAGGATCTGA
- a CDS encoding siderophore-interacting protein — MTYGFFDLRVLRTFRLGPTMRRVTFGGAGVDGLASGGRDQRIKLFLPHRHQAAPVVPVADEDWFAAWRGLDPGERAVMRTYTVRAQRPGELDVDFALHGDTGPASRWACLAQPGDRVTVLGPTEPDNAGVDFRPPPGAARILLAGDETALPAIGGILEHLAAGTAADVWIEVRHSDDRQELATRADADVRWLVRGATDALVEAVPAAAFATPDYAWIAGESGTVRALRRHLVGERGLDRRTVTFTGYWRKGDSEEDLLAEVAAGRSPHTEE, encoded by the coding sequence ATGACGTACGGGTTCTTCGATCTGCGGGTCCTGCGGACCTTCCGGCTCGGGCCGACGATGCGGCGCGTCACGTTCGGCGGCGCCGGGGTGGACGGCCTCGCGTCCGGCGGCCGGGACCAGCGGATCAAACTGTTCCTGCCGCACCGGCACCAGGCCGCCCCGGTCGTCCCGGTCGCCGACGAGGACTGGTTCGCGGCGTGGCGCGGCCTCGACCCCGGCGAGCGGGCGGTCATGCGGACCTACACCGTCCGCGCGCAGCGGCCCGGCGAACTCGACGTGGACTTCGCGCTGCACGGCGACACCGGCCCCGCGTCGCGGTGGGCGTGCCTGGCGCAGCCCGGCGACCGCGTGACCGTCCTCGGGCCGACCGAGCCCGACAACGCGGGCGTGGACTTCCGTCCGCCGCCGGGCGCCGCGCGGATCCTGCTCGCGGGCGACGAGACCGCGCTGCCCGCGATCGGCGGGATCCTGGAGCACCTCGCCGCCGGGACGGCCGCCGACGTGTGGATCGAGGTCCGCCACTCCGACGACCGCCAGGAGCTTGCGACGCGCGCGGACGCCGACGTCCGGTGGCTCGTGCGCGGCGCGACGGACGCGCTGGTCGAGGCCGTCCCCGCCGCCGCGTTCGCGACGCCCGACTACGCGTGGATCGCGGGCGAGTCCGGGACCGTCCGCGCGCTGCGCCGCCATCTCGTCGGGGAGCGCGGGCTGGACCGGCGGACGGTGACGTTCACCGGCTACTGGCGCAAGGGCGACTCCGAGGAGGATCTGCTCGCCGAGGTCGCCGCCGGGAGGTCGCCGCACACCGAGGAATAA
- a CDS encoding FecCD family ABC transporter permease has product MSSLVPSVRAPAAGPAAALAVLAAVVALSLAVGARPLAPADVWAGLTDPASPAYTVVHDMRLSRTLLGLLAGTALGLGGAVMQALTRNPIADPGLLGINAGASAAVVSAISLLGVTSFLGYVWFAFAGAGIVAVLLYAVGGGRGATPARLALAGAALNAALYSYVNAVELLDTASLDKMRFWTVGSLAAAQGSTIWRVLPFVLVGTVLALALARPLNALALGDDTARGLGADPRRARLAAIVAITLLCGSATAACGPIVFAGLMVPHLVGALTGPDLRRLFPYCAVLAPAVLLGADVIGRVVARPSELQVGVVTLVVGGPFFLYFVRRRT; this is encoded by the coding sequence ATGTCGTCCCTCGTCCCGTCCGTGCGCGCCCCCGCCGCCGGACCCGCCGCCGCGCTGGCGGTGCTCGCCGCCGTCGTCGCGCTGAGCCTCGCGGTCGGCGCGCGCCCGCTCGCGCCCGCCGACGTGTGGGCCGGCCTCACCGATCCGGCGTCGCCCGCCTACACCGTCGTCCACGACATGCGGCTGTCGCGCACGCTGCTCGGCCTGCTCGCCGGGACGGCCCTCGGCCTCGGCGGCGCGGTCATGCAGGCGCTCACCCGCAACCCCATCGCCGACCCGGGACTGCTCGGGATCAACGCGGGCGCGTCCGCCGCCGTCGTGAGCGCGATCTCGCTGCTCGGCGTGACGTCCTTCCTCGGGTACGTGTGGTTCGCGTTCGCGGGGGCCGGGATCGTCGCGGTCCTGCTCTACGCGGTCGGCGGCGGACGCGGCGCGACGCCCGCCCGGCTCGCGCTCGCCGGGGCCGCGCTCAACGCCGCGCTGTACTCGTACGTGAACGCCGTCGAACTGCTCGACACCGCCTCGCTCGACAAGATGCGGTTCTGGACGGTCGGCTCCCTCGCCGCCGCGCAGGGCTCCACGATCTGGCGGGTGCTGCCGTTCGTGCTGGTGGGGACGGTCTTGGCGCTGGCGCTCGCCCGGCCGCTCAACGCGCTCGCGCTCGGCGACGACACCGCGCGCGGCCTCGGCGCCGACCCGCGCCGCGCCCGGCTCGCCGCGATCGTCGCGATCACGCTGCTGTGCGGGTCCGCGACGGCCGCGTGCGGGCCGATCGTGTTCGCGGGCCTGATGGTCCCGCATCTGGTCGGCGCGCTGACCGGGCCGGACCTGCGCCGCCTCTTCCCGTACTGCGCGGTCCTGGCGCCCGCAGTGCTGCTCGGCGCGGACGTCATCGGACGCGTCGTCGCCCGGCCGTCCGAACTCCAGGTCGGCGTCGTCACGCTCGTCGTCGGCGGGCCGTTCTTCCTCTACTTCGTCCGGCGGCGCACATGA